In Anopheles gambiae chromosome 2, idAnoGambNW_F1_1, whole genome shotgun sequence, a single window of DNA contains:
- the LOC5667348 gene encoding uncharacterized protein LOC5667348: protein MQTNKIQPLTTKMSRSTTRHRIGPSRYEFNDPAAADDRDERCRMLEEFEQSQKAAAQRHPLERTMDRTLSPALRERTKHCIQAVPPRFQPPSSIATRQTDGDSSRPSHELGSLIPAQKATTVQVTIDPRTKPRPLPPRVENWMENFLRKPARGRVRWRSKLHEQEPRCSDRPPAERVEQLIDVGAQDFVDWLNTLGADRSSLTTDVVKRLFSIESADETSRALSIAPKEIRAVPGQVATEWNLPQLALENRIAGLVEHDRALARGGIRRTAFGRGLPQELRSGWKQDDALVGCDVERPDVPDDLMSLKRLFRDIWHLRSVKYLVDYLVERPALPRPRFLVEKGLFERQAVDEPVPFYRKVLSQKAIAESIKR from the coding sequence atgcaaacaaacaaaatacagCCACTGACGACGAAGATGAGTCGCAGCACCACCCGTCACCGCATAGGCCCGTCGAGGTACGAATTTAAcgacccagcagcagctgacgACCGGGACGAACGATGTCGCATGCTGGAAGAGTTCGAGCAAAGCCAGAAAGCGGCCGCCCAACGGCATCCCCTCGAACGCACCATGGACCGCACCCTGTCTCCGGCGCTGCGTGAAAGGACGAAGCATTGCATACAGGCGGTGCCGCCCCGTTTTCAGCCGCCCTCGTCCATTGCCACCCGCCAAACCGACGGCGATAGTAGCCGCCCGTCCCACGAACTCGGCTCACTAATTCCCGCGCAAAAAGCGACCACGGTCCAGGTGACGATAGACCCGCGCACCAAACCGCGACCCCTTCCGCCGAGGGTGGAAAATTGGATGGAAAACTTTCTCCGGAAGCCAGCGCGTGGCCGCGTCCGGTGGCGGTCGAAGCTGCACGAACAGGAACCACGCTGCTCGGACCGGCCGCCGGCCGAGCGGGTCGAACAGCTGATCGACGTGGGAGCGCAAGACTTTGTCGACTGGCTGAACACGCTCGGCGCGGACCGGTCCAGCCTGACGACGGACGTGGTGAAGCGACTGTTCTCGATCGAGTCGGCCGACGAAACGTCCCGGGCGCTCAGCATCGCACCGAAGGAGATACGGGCCGTGCCGGGACAGGTGGCGACGGAGTGGAACTTGCCGCAGCTGGCACTGGAGAACCGTATTGCAGGGCTGGTGGAGCACGACCGGGCGCTGGCAAGGGGTGGCATTAGAAGGACAGCTTTCGGGCGTGGATTGCCGCAGGAGTTGCGGAGCGGTTGGAAGCAGGACGATGCACTGGTCGGGTGCGATGTGGAGCGACCAGACGTTCCGGACGATTTGATGAGTTTGAAGCGACTGTTCCGTGACATCTGGCACCTGCGCTCGGTCAAGTATTTGGTGGACTATTTGGTCGAGCGACCGGCACTGCCACGGCCACGGTTTTTGGTGGAGAAGGGTCTGTTTGAGCGGCAGGCTGTTGACGAGCCGGTACCATTCTATCGGAAAGTTCTGTCCCAGAAAGCCATCGCGGAGAGCATCAAAAGATAG
- the LOC1277020 gene encoding F-box/LRR-repeat protein 2: MDESPSVESVPTGGTTTTTPSTTTIQSLPTEVLTAIFHHLRVPDLASVRQTCRHWYEIVISNRTLMSRFVLSLRNFRIEDGCEQCRVLGGTRSTFEKVCLKTCTVAPAPVLWRTIGSQLAELSLSDCTINGQTLVGVLRCTRDNLRSLTIKSIKLDDHLIYDTPIDFRLERLHTLTIRSSFVYDALFHLFKRICPNLKAIKLTFSSYERWGEELISFVATLRATLEAITLSYTKATGVILQQIGRIEQLRLRKVSLKSCFAIKENDILLLARLQPTIVHLNLENLFSASEQFLQALSAFLPQMKRIKLRVARITNLHRSFLANMPQLNYLKITDATQLKGNLDLSAYENPALEKLFVSAAMFSRNTLPRFFERCPNIRSLTLYQCTYENIHDLQLAFSHLKGLEYLNLQRTIDIGDSFFNRDVFDTIVMPFERIRFYPIANLRKLCYLNLSHCRDLSDQALMALQFPLLKKIDLRGLHVTEAGIASLVRDCPHLEYVLVDACKRICDQAVLYLCRDLHSLRLLNLESCKAITDQSVEHIVRHCRSLVWLNALNCPQLSEEGKARLRTVRTIRSLHV; this comes from the coding sequence ATGGATGAATCGCCTTCCGTCGAGTCGGTCCCCACTGGGGGCACTACCACCACAACtcccagcaccaccaccatccagtCACTGCCGACCGAGGTGTTGACGGCCATCTTTCACCACCTACGCGTGCCCGATCTGGCCTCGGTGCGCCAAACCTGCCGACACTGGTACGAGATAGTGATTAGCAACCGTACGCTGATGAGTCGGTTCGTGCTGTCCCTGCGCAACTTCCGGATAGAGGACGGTTGCGAACAGTGCCGGGTGCTGGGCGGCACGCGCAGCACGTTCGAGAAAGTGTGCCTCAAGACGTGCACGGTCGCACCCGCCCCGGTGCTGTGGCGAACGATCGGCAGCCAGCTGGCGGAACTGTCGCTCAGCGACTGCACAATCAACGGCCAAACGCTGGTGGGCGTGCTGCGGTGCACGCGCGACAATCTGCGCTCCCTGACGATCAAATCGATCAAGCTTGACGACCACCTCATCTACGACACACCGATCGACTTCCGCCTGGAGCGGTTGCACACGCTCACGATACGGTCCTCGTTCGTGTACGACGCGCTGTTCCACCTGTTCAAGCGCATCTGCCCGAACCTGAAAGCGATCAAGCTCACCTTTTCCTCGTACGAGCGGTGGGGCGAAGAGCTGATCAGCTTCGTCGCGACGCTGCGGGCCACCCTGGAGGCGATCACGCTCAGCTACACGAAGGCGACCGGCGTGATACTGCAGCAGATCGGGCGCATCGAGCAGCTGCGGTTGCGCAAGGTGTCGCTGAAATCGTGCTTCGCCATCAAGGAGAACGACATCCTGCTGCTCGCTCGGTTGCAGCCCACGATCGTGCACCTCAACTTGGAAAACCTGTTCTCCGCGAGCGAACAGTTCCTGCAAGCCCTCAGTGCCTTTCTGCCGCAGATGAAGCGCATCAAGCTGCGGGTCGCCCGCATCACCAATCTGCACCGGTCGTTTCTGGCCAACATGCCGCAGCTCAACTATCTGAAGATAACGGACGCGACGCAGCTGAAGGGCAATCTCGACCTGAGCGCGTACGAAAACCCCGCCCTCGAGAAGCTGTTCGTGTCGGCGGCAATGTTTTCGCGCAACACGCTGCCACGGTTTTTCGAGCGCTGCCCGAACATCCGCAGCCTCACGCTGTACCAGTGCACGTACGAGAACATACACGATCTGCAGCTGGCGTTTTCGCACCTGAAGGGGCTGGAGTATCTGAATCTGCAGCGCACGATCGATATTGGGGATAGCTTCTTCAACCGGGACGTGTTCGACACGATCGTGATGCCGTTCGAGCGGATACGGTTCTACCCGATCGCGAACCTGCGCAAGCTGTGCTACCTTAACCTGAGCCACTGCCGGGATCTGTCCGATCAGGCGCTGATGGCGCTGCAGTTCCCGCTGCTGAAGAAGATCGATCTGCGGGGGCTGCACGTGACGGAGGCGGGCATTGCGTCGCTCGTGCGTGACTGTCCCCATCTGGAGTACGTGCTGGTGGACGCGTGCAAGCGTATCTGTGATCAAGCCGTGCTGTACCTGTGCCGCGATCTGCACAGCCTGCGGCTGCTCAATCTCGAGAGCTGTAAAGCGATCACCGACCAGTCGGTGGAACATATCGTGCGGCACTGCCGCAGCCTGGTGTGGCTGAACGCGCTCAACTGTCCGCAGCTGAGCGAGGAGGGCAAGGCACGGTTACGGACGGTGCGGACGATACGGTCGCTGCATGTGTGA
- the LOC4576268 gene encoding small integral membrane protein 12-A, whose amino-acid sequence MWPLIMQFMRSNAAYITLPIATLVGVIGYNIESLLSDKYTPYSPSIQEKRAERITDDERLKAATDVEKLVYKENVLGRNLSPSLEKGK is encoded by the exons ATGTGGCCACTGATTATGCAATTCATGCGGTCCAACGCTGCCTACATCACGCTCCCGATAGCCACATTAGTTGGCGTGATAGGGTACAACATCGAGAGTCTCCTTTCCGACAAATATACTCCATACAGCC CTTCCATCCAGGAGAAGCGAGCAGAACGAATTACGGACGACGAGAGGCTGAAAGCGGCGACCGATGTGGAAAAGCTAGTCTACAAGGAGAATGTACTTGGGCGAAATCTTTCGCCTTCACTAGAGAAAGGAAAGTAG
- the LOC1277021 gene encoding one cut domain family member 3 isoform X1, whose protein sequence is MKPTTSSIALLILVIVQCTLASPVPQFLTFRDGKFGVNFGGYHAEAGLGGLLTGNSAHGGLSASAGTPHGQQAGAGIGGLLGGNERTAGGAYAGATAGHGVGASAAIGGGLDGAGGAGGAGAESHAGGVSKKVVRLGQTNQGAPPTEVVISKETGAHHQGNFERIDDHHVKEVHTELRAPAPQPAPEHSFRKTIYKKKVISHPHKVVVHETHHTGGPPPLDLTRFFDFQSFTNLGAQFAHPAPLPPPPPPPPAAPIVQKTFVKEVSYQPIQTPTYHKEIHTRIDSSNGHSGGHSGASSSTHVVASSTHNSNFWNDIFNIPISTLTAVNQLLNNKAGSGSLHVEKRIEHH, encoded by the exons ATGAAGCCTACTACCAGCTCGATCGCTTTGCTGATCCTCGTGATCGTACAGTGCACTCTGGCCAGCCCAGTACCTCAA TTTCTCACCTTCCGCGATGGGAAGTTTGGCGTCAACTTTGGCGGCTACCATGCGGAGGCCGGTTTGGGCGGTCTGCTGACGGGCAACAGCGCACACGGCGGTTTGTCTGCTTCGGCCGGCACGCCCCACGGTCAGCAGGCCGGTGCCGGCATCGGCGGACTGCTCGGCGGCAACG AACGGACCGCGGGCGGAGCGTACGCAGGAGCGACGGCCGGACATGGCGTTGGAGCTAGTGCTGCCATCGGCGGTGGACTCGATGGTGCAGGCGGTGCTGGAGGTGCCGGGGCCGAATCGCACGCCGGAGGAGTGAGCAAAAAGGTCGTCCGACTGGGCCAAACGAACCAGGGTGCTCCACCAACGGAG GTCGTAATTTCGAAGGAAACCGGAGCTCACCATCAAGGAAACTTTGAGCGTATCGACGATCATCACGTGAAGGAGGTGCACACCGAGCTGAGAGCGCCAGCACCGCAGCCTGCCCCGGAGCACTCCTTCCGCAAGACGATCTACAAGAAGAAAGTGATAAGCCACCCGCATAAG GTCGTCGTACACGAAACACATCACACCGGAGGGCCTCCACCGCTCGACCTTACTCGATTCTTCGACTTTCAATCATTCACCAACCTGGGGGCACAGTTTGCTCATCCTGcaccactgccaccaccaccaccaccaccaccagcggcaCCGATCGTACAAAAGACGTTTGTGAAGGAGGTGTCCTATCAGCCGATCCAAACCCCTACATACCATAAAGAG ATTCACACTCGCATCGATTCGTCCAACGGGCATAGCGGTGGACACAGTGGTGCATCCTCCAGCACGCACGTCGTTGCAAGCTCGACCCACAATTCAAACTTCTGGAACGATATCTTCAAC ATTCCAATCTCTACCCTGACCGCGGTTAATCAGCTTTTGAACAACAAAGCCGGCAGTGGAAGTCTGCACGTGGAAAAGCGCATAGAGCATCATTAA
- the LOC1277021 gene encoding uncharacterized protein LOC1277021 isoform X2, translating to MKPTTSSIALLILVIVQCTLASPVPQFLTFRDGKFGVNFGGYHAEAGLGGLLTGNSAHGGLSASAGTPHGQQAGAGIGGLLGGNERTAGGAYAGATAGHGVGASAAIGGGLDGAGGAGGAGAESHAGGVSKKVVRLGQTNQGAPPTEVVISKETGAHHQGNFERIDDHHVKEVHTELRAPAPQPAPEHSFRKTIYKKKVISHPHKIHTRIDSSNGHSGGHSGASSSTHVVASSTHNSNFWNDIFNIPISTLTAVNQLLNNKAGSGSLHVEKRIEHH from the exons ATGAAGCCTACTACCAGCTCGATCGCTTTGCTGATCCTCGTGATCGTACAGTGCACTCTGGCCAGCCCAGTACCTCAA TTTCTCACCTTCCGCGATGGGAAGTTTGGCGTCAACTTTGGCGGCTACCATGCGGAGGCCGGTTTGGGCGGTCTGCTGACGGGCAACAGCGCACACGGCGGTTTGTCTGCTTCGGCCGGCACGCCCCACGGTCAGCAGGCCGGTGCCGGCATCGGCGGACTGCTCGGCGGCAACG AACGGACCGCGGGCGGAGCGTACGCAGGAGCGACGGCCGGACATGGCGTTGGAGCTAGTGCTGCCATCGGCGGTGGACTCGATGGTGCAGGCGGTGCTGGAGGTGCCGGGGCCGAATCGCACGCCGGAGGAGTGAGCAAAAAGGTCGTCCGACTGGGCCAAACGAACCAGGGTGCTCCACCAACGGAG GTCGTAATTTCGAAGGAAACCGGAGCTCACCATCAAGGAAACTTTGAGCGTATCGACGATCATCACGTGAAGGAGGTGCACACCGAGCTGAGAGCGCCAGCACCGCAGCCTGCCCCGGAGCACTCCTTCCGCAAGACGATCTACAAGAAGAAAGTGATAAGCCACCCGCATAAG ATTCACACTCGCATCGATTCGTCCAACGGGCATAGCGGTGGACACAGTGGTGCATCCTCCAGCACGCACGTCGTTGCAAGCTCGACCCACAATTCAAACTTCTGGAACGATATCTTCAAC ATTCCAATCTCTACCCTGACCGCGGTTAATCAGCTTTTGAACAACAAAGCCGGCAGTGGAAGTCTGCACGTGGAAAAGCGCATAGAGCATCATTAA